In Drosophila bipectinata strain 14024-0381.07 chromosome 2R, DbipHiC1v2, whole genome shotgun sequence, one genomic interval encodes:
- the lin gene encoding protein lines has protein sequence MDTNSGAGSGSGVGPDGDGEAGPCSTVATHNEQPQTKRQKIEKQFKNDRSCKALTPSPPDILDGRRGEAVLDNNNSNNKNHLCSSLSSSSTHSLSTPSSTNNSPTTTPCSSRAASYAQLLGHNTLPQNGEAEAHAADPESTKDEVDRAAQLPDLLTLNKTNSTNSSSSISSSRNNCIPAAPIDDMLEFEQSLTRQCLCGVSERTLRKPFQSHYSQDSNGQKRIAYLREWPTNKLLQFLSNLQLLFDIYLKQNAKGFICTRIMDVCDALIRNDHKLIDEIIVLAGYDNPYVQFLAGRVLAAFLVIAKQELNDEWLQKIVDQLFNFEQLDQAAVQKIHFSLDIIKRIVEWKDMEIHPLDDDWMAAANTATAASSVVPLPTEASVSYMHFPVQEQPISSNYFALQFREDAAVDAEPEPTDNRERHRRHFGEELSDGYDSHSQPTPTSASVPNGCHVVTLTDSESFDTTHLKCITIQKLEHKWPTLVKNMSELMAPAHQDATEHCVLNFLQLWENIISVKANLSIDETRPYYAQLDKFEMLLNHNLSCTVYKQMLCLFNEALCYGSTLALQDMLPEETCKLAHQIVRHVRGFRILESLPRRQPDNMVSLIGYNGRPLLYGNGSIALASQSSPSMGAGQDGDDVAPLDLIEMDKTLLQKMVLLVLKSIAVTVKEIRSDSSDSSIDSSDYDAFQDMMLIERSIRDVLSKLERFIKQTLEFHPECHFSKILIHLFDDQDDHLIEAMVCTLDVTSGISFRNNAFPELVDMLNPVYTFLEFLKMTSNSSDLLLDLLVSNETCFLLYLLRLLKYVRMNWTMFVHSCNSFGMGSTMLEEAMGVLIRLRLQISRLVSRQLYPYDISPVLRLLESCESLYEGNELS, from the coding sequence ATGGATACCAATTCCGGAGCTGGATCTGGATCTGGGGTCGGGCCGGATGGTGATGGCGAAGCGGGTCCCTGCTCCACGGTGGCGACGCACAACGAACAGCCGCAAACGAAACGCCAAAAGATCGAAAAGCAGTTCAAGAATGATCGGAGCTGCAAGGCGCTTACCCCCTCCCCGCCCGACATTCTCGACGGGAGGAGGGGGGAGGCGGTCttggacaacaacaacagcaacaacaagaaccaTCTCTGCTCATCGCTCTCCTCGTCGTCGACGCACTCGCTGTCCACGCCCAGCAGTACCAACAACTCCCCCACCACGACGCCGTGCAGCTCACGAGCCGCGTCCTACGCCCAGTTGTTGGGTCATAACACCTTGCCACAAAACGGGGAAGCAGAAGCGCATGCTGCCGACCCCGAGTCCACCAAGGATGAGGTGGACCGCGCCGCCCAATTGCCAGACCTGCTGACCCTCAACAAAACAAACAgtaccaacagcagcagtagcatAAGCAGCAGCCGGAACAACTGCATCCCGGCCGCGCCCATCGACGACATGCTGGAGTTCGAGCAGTCCCTGACCCGCCAGTGCCTCTGCGGTGTTTCGGAGAGGACGCTGCGCAAGCCGTTCCAGTCGCACTACTCCCAGGACAGCAACGGACAGAAGCGAATCGCCTATCTGCGCGAGTGGCCCACCAACAAGCTGCTCCAGTTCCTGTCCAACCTGCAGCTGCTGTTCGACATATACTTGAAGCAGAATGCCAAGGGCTTCATCTGCACTCGGATAATGGACGTCTGCGACGCACTAATCCGCAACGACCACAAGCTCATTGACGAGATCATCGTCCTGGCCGGCTACGACAACCCGTACGTGCAATTCTTGGCGGGTCGCGTCCTGGCCGCCTTCCTGGTTATTGCCAAGCAGGAGCTGAACGACGAGTGGCTGCAGAAGATCGTCGACCAGCTGTTCAACTTCGAGCAGCTGGACCAGGCCGCCGTGCAGAAGATCCACTTCAGCCTGGACATAATCAAGCGCATCGTCGAGTGGAAGGACATGGAAATCCATCCGCTGGACGACGATTGGATGGCGGCGGCCAACACGGCGACAGCAGCTTCTTCGGTAGTTCCACTCCCCACAGAAGCCTCTGTCAGCTACATGCACTTTCCCGTCCAGGAGCAGCCAATATCCAGCAACTACTTTGCGCTGCAGTTCCGAGAGGATGCGGCGGTCGATGCCGAGCCAGAACCCACCGACAATCGGGAGAGGCACCGACGGCACTTTGGCGAGGAGCTGAGCGACGGATACGACTCCCATTCCCAGCCAACACCCACGTCCGCGTCCGTGCCCAACGGCTGTCACGTGGTCACGCTCACCGATTCGGAGAGTTTCGATACCACGCACCTCAAGTGTATTACCATACAGAAGCTGGAGCACAAGTGGCCCACTCTGGTGAAGAATATGTCGGAGCTGATGGCGCCCGCGCACCAGGACGCCACCGAGCACTGCGTCCTAAACTTCCTGCAGCTGTGGGAGAACATAATCTCGGTGAAGGCCAACCTGTCGATTGATGAGACGCGCCCCTACTACGCCCAGCTGGACAAGTTCGAGATGCTGCTCAATCACAACCTCTCCTGCACCGTCTACAAACAAATGCTGTGCCTCTTCAACGAGGCCCTCTGCTACGGCTCCACGCTGGCACTGCAGGACATGCTACCCGAGGAGACGTGTAAGCTGGCCCATCAAATCGTACGCCACGTGCGAGGCTTCCGGATCCTTGAGTCGCTGCCGCGCCGCCAGCCCGACAACATGGTCAGCCTCATCGGTTACAATGGCAGGCCGCTGTTATATGGCAACGGAAGCATTGCCCTGGCGTCGCAGTCCTCGCCGTCCATGGGCGCTGGACAGGATGGGGACGATGTGGCGCCACTGGACCTCATCGAGATGGACAAGACGTTGCTGCAGAAGAtggtgctgctggtgctgaAGTCAATAGCGGTGACCGTGAAGGAAATCCGCAGTGATTCGTCGGACTCGTCCATCGACTCGAGCGACTACGACGCCTTCCAGGACATGATGCTCATCGAGCGCTCGATCCGGGACGTGCTCAGCAAGCTGGAGCGCTTCATCAAGCAGACGCTGGAGTTCCACCCGGAGTGCCACTTCAGCAAGATCCTGATCCACCTGTTCGACGACCAAGACGACCACCTGATCGAGGCCATGGTCTGTACGCTGGACGTCACTTCGGGCATATCGTTCCGGAACAACGCCTTCCCAGAACTGGTCGACATGCTGAACCCGGTGTACACATTCCTCGAGTTCCTCAAGATGACCTCGAACAGCTCGGACCTGCTGCTGGACCTACTCGTGAGCAACGAGACCTGTTTCCTGCTCTACCTTCTCCGGTTACTCAAGTACGTGCGCATGAACTGGACCATGTTCGTCCACAGCTGCAACAGCTTCGGAATGGGCAGCACCATGCTGGAGGAGGCGATGGGTGTGCTCATACGGCTGCGCCTGCAGATATCGCGTCTGGTGTCGCGCCAACTGTATCCCTATGACATATCCCCGGTGCTGCGTCTGCTGGAGAGCTGCGAGAGTCTCTACGAGGGCAACGAACTGAGCTGA
- the atos gene encoding protein Atossa, which yields MIPTSITNSPPPAGLGQNGAAATATGGAAGLGLGVGVGGVAGVGTSSSGIQSAGAQNNLSSIVLGLASLILEGRPISDDEYQQQHVVVASSGSGGGSGGNNLAGRLSPRPSTSRAAINITTNPYGSMGGSDSRAGSGSAGGASSSSSTSLTHQRWTQKLCQLRQISPAAQAMSAEPELVALAINDLNKDHGDYEIVRRVMLNRAGGMGGGGGGGGTGGTNNSSAASSPGSNSSDNILLSLQSLATTCLRGGPALPPPPVETRPLNLSFVWSGSGGSPSGAVVGAAGAVATTTSTTTTATASNGATGSASRPKHGPHCDQFLRKMGLAKGETPSELEEHICDMSYVNMTCNRWRAYCMKMEAILARREPVCIEVYLGPVSHKLLLEQWIISGKEKVPPPTMTLPSLCSAIRSQLYFSQIVAWCDLLRKCDPSVYDSGRVIFSNCANNAGDLATSYTSSGGGPRRPRLNIFYRIKQHTTTGGQFQEDGFSAKANVHNFPNVNVSENYSISVCVRSLPRINGGLPHVEPLVPSPAPRHKLLAADPASTPTGGGGLHAATPTGLGARICAATPTTSASGSHCDNGKTGMGLDELDGDSSLSHRERQLQKYRKRMQRRDKKRERKSSPDRPHHAEEPMEEGEESQSLTQSEPQSLALTLQQPRRIAMISTGTQTSLSSCQQCGSEKTLLCLSCTGGVGCGADNGTATKEKPSAGKLEELDDGDTTASEMEETSSCSLSSGDLIVGTPRNKAELLLQAIQRTPKNRSRKPQHPEVACRNSDLNGGQNNNLAKITPASSGCQVCKRQKTQHNFSNGSNGSGAKEQSPTNESRRSNGYGSMEQEAQQASDAQNASTKLTPNIERCSLNPSERCTTPPPGIDDHIVVQFKTPLSHVPAKPQPDAMVPLQQQSLGRSSPKPSQLRLNCGNGLADSETPPQSISPLMRKALPKVNLTTIFCSSAPIAIGAPAFSFDPASLSHAHSQLLAPDVGATPPVQKSFSAPTLPNSASLSVSPRFAKQALAAHKRRSRHLSDRSDRSSLGSDEQLSDEDLESGMCSPAGGSPLKSRARLAAHFGGRPLLGNLEESLLQRRLMPKIEVMGFKLQLGASGGFCPTQLTIPAVSYFYELHGETLSTPYLCEIRLPRKGYSVPRTGTVQATLLNPMGTVVRMFVIPYDMRDMPPLHRTFIRQRILAEEVGQEQDSGPQVPRSPTAHSTTSKLGHFISSEQMKRLRYSIHLRFQTSRSGRLSLHTDIRLLISRRTDCDTAAAHAKGVLEAPNELVTDTLMPGEPRYSARQESASRI from the exons ATGATACCCACCAGCATCACCAACTCGCCGCCACCAGCGGGCTTGGGTCAGAATGGAGCTGCTGCCACAGCGACGGGGGGTGCGGCGGGTCTGGGactgggagtgggagtgggaggaGTGGCTGGTGTGGGCACTAGTTCGAGTGGCATCCAGTCAGCCGGGGCTCAGAACAATTTAAGCTCCATAGTGCTGGGCCTGGCCTCGCTAATCCTTGAGGGACGACCCATCTCCGATGACGAGTATCAGCAGCAGCACGTGGTGGTGGCATCGTCCGGTTCTGGAGGAGGATCCGGCGGGAATAACCTTGCTGGCCGCCTCTCGCCACGTCCCTCCACTTCGCGAGCTGCCATTAACATAACGACGAATCCCTATGGTTCCATGGGAGGATCGGACAGCCGAGCCGGCAGCGGCTCAGCCGGAGGAGCGtctagcagcagcagcacctcGTTGACCCACCAACGCTGGACGCAGAAACTGTGCCAGCTGCGACAAATCTCACCTGCTGCCCAGGCGATGAGTGCCGAGCCCGAACTGGTGGCCCTGGCCATCAATGATCTCAACAAGGATCACGGTGACTACGAGATCGTGAGGAGAGTGATGCTCAACAGAGCGGGGGGAAtgggaggtggtggtggtggtggcggcacCGGAGGCACCAACAACTCCAGTGCCGCCAGTTCCCCGGGCTCCAATTCGTCGGATAACATTCTGCTCTCCCTACAATCGCTGGCCACCACGTGTTTGAGGGGCGGACCCGCCTTGCCACCGCCTCCGGTTGAAACACGCCCCCTAAATCTGTCCTTCGTGTGGTCGGGATCGGGGGGATCGCCGAGTGGGGCCGTAGTCGGAGCAGCGGGAGCTgtagccaccaccaccagcaccacaaCAACGGCCACTGCCAGCAACGGAGCCACTGGCTCCGCATCGAGGCCCAAACACGGGCCGCATTGTGATCAGTTCCTCAGGAAGATGGGTCTGGCCAAGGGCGAGACGCCGTCGGAGCTTGAGGAGCACATCTGTGATATGTCCTACGTTAATATGACC TGCAATCGTTGGCGAGCCTATTGTATGAAGATGGAGGCAATCCTGGCCAGGCGCGAACCCGTTTGCATCGAGGTGTACCTGGGTCCAGTCAGCCACAAGCTGCTATTGGAGCAGTGGATCATCAGCGGCAAGGAAAA AGTTCCTCCGCCCACGATGACCCTACCCTCACTGTGCAGTGCCATCCGAAGTCAGTTGTACTTCTCCCAGATCGTGGCCTGGTGCGACCTGCTCCGCAAGTGCGATCCCTCGGTGTACGACAGCGGGCGGGTGATCTTCTCCAACTGCGCCAACAATGCCGGCGATCTGGCCACCAGTTACACATCCAGCGGGGGCGGGCCGAGGAGACCTCGTCTCAACATTTTCTACAGGATCAAGCAGCACACGACCACCGGTGGCCAGTTCCAGGAGGATGGCTTCAGCGCCAAGGCCAATGTGCACAACTTTCCCAACGTGAATGTCTCGGAGAACTACAGTATCTCGGTGTGCGTTAGGAGCTTGCCGAGGATCAATGGTGGCCTGCCTCACGTGGAGCCCCTCGTCCCGAGTCCTGCCCCCAGACACAAGCTCTTGGCAGCAGATCCGGCCAGCACACCGACTGGAGGCGGGGGGCTACATGCGGCCACGCCCACTGGCCTGGGAGCGAGGATTTGTGCCGCCACCCCCACGACGTCGGCCAGCGGATCCCACTGTGATAACGGAAAAACGGGAATGGGCCTGGACGAACTGGATGGGGATTCGAGCCTGAGCCACCGGGAGAGGCAGCTGCAGAAATACCGCAAGAGAATGCAGCGCCGGGACAAGAAGCGGGAGAGGAAATCCTCCCCAGACAGGCCACACCACGCAGAGGAGCCCATGGAGGAGGGCGAGGAGTCGCAGTCGTTGACACAGTCGGAGCCGCAATCCCTGGCCTTGACTCTGCAACAGCCGCGGCGCATCGCCATGATCTCCACGGGCACCCAAACGTCCCTCAGCAGCTGCCAGCAGTGCGGGAGCGAGAAGACCCTGCTCTGCCTCAGCTGCACAGGAGGAGTGGGATGTGGCGCTGACAACGGCACGGCCACCAAGGAGAAGCCATCAGCCGGCAAGCTGGAGGAGCTGGATGACGGGGATACGACGGCCTCCGAAATGGAGGAAACATCCAGCTGCAGTCTCAGCAGCGGTGATCTCATCGTGGGCACGCCTCGCAACAAGGccgagctgctgctgcaggcCATCCAGCGCACGCCAAAGAACCGCAGCCGGAAGCCCCAGCATCCGGAGGTGGCCTGCCGCAATTCAGATCTCAACGGGGGCCAGAACAACAACCTGGCGAAGATCACGCCTGCCAGTAGCGGGTGTCAGGTGTGCAAGCGCCAGAAGACCCAACACAACTTCTCGAATGGAAGCAACGGCAGCGGAGCGAAGGAGCAGTCACCCACCAATGAAAGCCGAAGGAGTAATGGCTACGGGAGCATGGAGCAGGAGGCGCAACAGGCATCAGATGCTCAG AACGCCTCCACCAAGCTGACGCCCAACATAGAGCGCTGCTCGCTGAATCCCTCCGAGCGCTGCACAACACCACCACCGGGAATCGATGACCACATAGTGGTGCAGTTCAAAACGCCGCTGAGCCATGTGCCAGCCAAGCCCCAGCCCGATGCCATGGTGCCCCTGCAGCAGCAGTCTCTGGGCAGATCATCGCCCAAACCCAGCCAGCTGAGGCTGAACTGTGGAAACGGGCTGGCGGACAGCGAGACGCCGCCCCAGAGCATATCGCCTCTGATGCGGAAGGCCCTGCCCAAGGTCAACCTCACTACCATCTTCTGCAGCTCGGCGCCCATTGCCATCGGGGCGCCTGCCTTCAGCTTTGATCCAGCTTCCCTGAGTCATGCCCACTCTCAGCTGCTGGCCCCGGATGTGGGTGCCACACCGCCAGTGCAGAAGTCCTTCTCGGCGCCCACTTTGCCGAACTCGGCATCGCTCTCGGTCTCGCCCAGATTCGCCAAACAGGCGCTGGCTGCCCACAAGCGGCGGTCCCGCCACCTAAGCGATCGCAGCGACCGGAGCTCCCTGGGCTCCGACGAGCAACTGTCCGACGAGGATCTGGAGTCGGGTATGTGCAGTCCGGCGGGTGGGTCGCCCTTGAAGAGTCGCGCCCGCTTGGCTGCCCACTTTGGAGGGCGTCCGCTTCTGGGAAATCTCGAGGAGTCGCTGCTTCAGCGCCGCCTTATGCCCAAAATCGAGGTGATGGGCTTCAAGCTGCAGCTGGGCGCCTCTGGAGGATTCTGTCCCACCCAGCTGACGATCCCAGCTGTCTCCTACTTCTATGAGCTGCACGGCGAGACGCTAAGCACTCCCTACCTG TGCGAGATTCGTCTGCCGCGGAAGGGATACTCGGTGCCGAGGACTGGAACGGTGCAGGCCACGCTGCTGAATCCTATGGGAACGGTGGTGCGGATGTTTGTGATACCCTATGATATGCGGGACATGCCGCCGCTACACCGCACCTTCATCCGGCAGCGGATACTGGCCGAGGAGGTGGGCCAGGAGCAGGATTCTGGTCCGCAAGTGCCGCGAAGTCCAACCGCCCACAGCACCACCAGCAAACTGGGGCACTTCATCTCTTCCGAGCAAATGAAGCGACTGCGCTACTCCATTCACCTAAG GTTCCAGACATCGCGCTCTGGACGGCTGTCCTTGCACACCGACATCCGTCTGCTGATCTCACGGCGCACCGACTGCGACACTGCGGCCGCCCATGCCAAGGGTGTGCTGGAGGCGCCCAATGAACTGGTCACCGACACCCTGATGCCTGGCGAGCCGCGCTACAGTGCCCGGCAGGAGAGCGCCAGCAGAATTTAG
- the LOC108122506 gene encoding F-box/LRR-repeat protein 20 isoform X2 — protein MQLTAKTPKSSLKFKQMQTFLGATELDDELIKQLPKEVLLRVFSYLDVVSLCRCAQVCKYWNVLALDGSSWQKINLFDFQRDIEGPVIENISLRCRGFLKSLSLRGCQSVGDQSVRTLANHCHNIEHLDLSECKKITDISTQSISRYCSKLTAINLDSCSNITDNSLKYLSDGCPNLMEINVSWCHLISENGVEALARGCVKLRKFSSKGCKQINDNAIMCLAKYCPDLMVLNLHSCETITDSSIRQLAANCSKLQKLCVSKCADLTDLSLMALSQHNHLLNTLEVSGCRNFTDIGFQALGRNCKYLERMDLEECSQITDLTLAHLATGCPSLEKLTLSHCELITDDGIRHLTTGSCAPEILSVLELDNCPLITDRTLEHLVSCHNLQRIELFDCQLISRAAIIKLKTHLPNIKVHAYFAPGTPPAVTSGHRPRYCRCCEIL, from the exons ATGCAATTAACTGCAAAAACTCCAAAGTCCAGcctaaaatttaaacaaatg CAAACATTCCTAGGCGCCACCGAACTGGACGATGAGTTAATCAAGCAACTGCCAAAGGAGGTTCTGCTGCGTGTCTTCTCCTATCTGGATGTGGTCTCGCTATGCCGCTGCGCACAG GTATGCAAATATTGGAACGTGCTGGCCCTCGACGGTTCCAGCTGGCAGAAAATCAATCTATTCGACTTTCAACGTGATATCGAG GGTCCAGTGATTGAGAATATATCGCTGCGATGTCGCGGCTTTCTCAAATCACTGTCGCTGCGTGGTTGTCAATCGGTGGGAGATCAGTCCGTGAG AACTCTAGCGAATCACTGCCACAATATCGAACACTTGGATCTGTCAGAATGCAAGAAGATAACCGATATATCAACCCAGTCCATCAGCAGGTATTGCTCCAAATTAACGGCCATTAATTTGGACTCGTGCTCCAATATAACCGACAACAGTCTAAAGTATCTGTCCGATGGCTGCCCA AACCTCATGGAGATCAATGTGTCGTGGTGTCATCTCATCTCCGAGAATGGCGTAGAGGCGCTGGCTCGCGGCTGCGTCAAGCTGCGAAAGTTCAGCAGCAAAGGTTGTAAACAAATAAACGACAATGCCATAATGTGCCTGGCCAAATACTGTCCCGATCTAATGGTGCTAAATCTCCACAGCTGTGAg ACCATAACCGATTCATCGATCCGCCAACTAGCGGCCAATTGTTCCAAGCTACAAAAGCTATGCGTGTCCAAGTGCGCGGATCTCACCGATCTCTCGCTAATGGCCCTCTCGCAGCACAATCACCTGCTGAACACCCTTGAGGTATCCGGCTGCCGCAACTTTACCGACATCGGTTTCCAGGCGCTGGGCCGCAACTGCAAGTATCTGGAACGCATGGATCTGGAGGAGTGCAGCCAAATAACAGACCTCACACTGGCTCATCTTGCCACCGGTTGTCCCAGTCTAGAGAAATTG ACCCTTTCGCATTGTGAACTAATCACGGATGATGGGATACGACACCTCACCACTGGCAGTTGCGCCCCGGAGATTCTATCTGTGCTGGAACTGGACAACTGCCCTCTGATCACAGACCGAACGCTGGAGCATCTGGTGTCTTGCCACAACTTGCAGCGCATTGAATTATTCGACTGTCAGCTTATAAGCCGAGCCGCCATAATTAAGCTGAAG ACCCATCTACCAAATATCAAGGTGCATGCCTATTTCGCGCCAGGAACCCCGCCGGCGGTAACCAGTGGACACCGACCACGGTACTGCCGCTGCTGTGAGATTCTCTGA
- the LOC108122506 gene encoding F-box/LRR-repeat protein 20 isoform X3 — MQKMTNSGRHHHRFEQTFLGATELDDELIKQLPKEVLLRVFSYLDVVSLCRCAQVCKYWNVLALDGSSWQKINLFDFQRDIEGPVIENISLRCRGFLKSLSLRGCQSVGDQSVRTLANHCHNIEHLDLSECKKITDISTQSISRYCSKLTAINLDSCSNITDNSLKYLSDGCPNLMEINVSWCHLISENGVEALARGCVKLRKFSSKGCKQINDNAIMCLAKYCPDLMVLNLHSCETITDSSIRQLAANCSKLQKLCVSKCADLTDLSLMALSQHNHLLNTLEVSGCRNFTDIGFQALGRNCKYLERMDLEECSQITDLTLAHLATGCPSLEKLTLSHCELITDDGIRHLTTGSCAPEILSVLELDNCPLITDRTLEHLVSCHNLQRIELFDCQLISRAAIIKLKTHLPNIKVHAYFAPGTPPAVTSGHRPRYCRCCEIL, encoded by the exons ATGCAAAAAATGACCAATTCGGGACGGCATCATCATCGATTTGAA CAAACATTCCTAGGCGCCACCGAACTGGACGATGAGTTAATCAAGCAACTGCCAAAGGAGGTTCTGCTGCGTGTCTTCTCCTATCTGGATGTGGTCTCGCTATGCCGCTGCGCACAG GTATGCAAATATTGGAACGTGCTGGCCCTCGACGGTTCCAGCTGGCAGAAAATCAATCTATTCGACTTTCAACGTGATATCGAG GGTCCAGTGATTGAGAATATATCGCTGCGATGTCGCGGCTTTCTCAAATCACTGTCGCTGCGTGGTTGTCAATCGGTGGGAGATCAGTCCGTGAG AACTCTAGCGAATCACTGCCACAATATCGAACACTTGGATCTGTCAGAATGCAAGAAGATAACCGATATATCAACCCAGTCCATCAGCAGGTATTGCTCCAAATTAACGGCCATTAATTTGGACTCGTGCTCCAATATAACCGACAACAGTCTAAAGTATCTGTCCGATGGCTGCCCA AACCTCATGGAGATCAATGTGTCGTGGTGTCATCTCATCTCCGAGAATGGCGTAGAGGCGCTGGCTCGCGGCTGCGTCAAGCTGCGAAAGTTCAGCAGCAAAGGTTGTAAACAAATAAACGACAATGCCATAATGTGCCTGGCCAAATACTGTCCCGATCTAATGGTGCTAAATCTCCACAGCTGTGAg ACCATAACCGATTCATCGATCCGCCAACTAGCGGCCAATTGTTCCAAGCTACAAAAGCTATGCGTGTCCAAGTGCGCGGATCTCACCGATCTCTCGCTAATGGCCCTCTCGCAGCACAATCACCTGCTGAACACCCTTGAGGTATCCGGCTGCCGCAACTTTACCGACATCGGTTTCCAGGCGCTGGGCCGCAACTGCAAGTATCTGGAACGCATGGATCTGGAGGAGTGCAGCCAAATAACAGACCTCACACTGGCTCATCTTGCCACCGGTTGTCCCAGTCTAGAGAAATTG ACCCTTTCGCATTGTGAACTAATCACGGATGATGGGATACGACACCTCACCACTGGCAGTTGCGCCCCGGAGATTCTATCTGTGCTGGAACTGGACAACTGCCCTCTGATCACAGACCGAACGCTGGAGCATCTGGTGTCTTGCCACAACTTGCAGCGCATTGAATTATTCGACTGTCAGCTTATAAGCCGAGCCGCCATAATTAAGCTGAAG ACCCATCTACCAAATATCAAGGTGCATGCCTATTTCGCGCCAGGAACCCCGCCGGCGGTAACCAGTGGACACCGACCACGGTACTGCCGCTGCTGTGAGATTCTCTGA
- the LOC108122506 gene encoding F-box/LRR-repeat protein 20 isoform X1, giving the protein MFANGEGGGMRSGGSSSSNGGAAGASGSIELLCPPSGSSSISGSASFSSSSGASSSNTHSTAVSSESNNNSSSSNNSTGGSNNNNHNPSLQIRHHHSNNLNATAAAATSNNNHNGSGNLISGICSSIWRSATFGSAAPVVPPTPLPDPSPKTMESSSDSSSLSSSLSPEEQHNQRTVATGTEVPLQDQSQTFLGATELDDELIKQLPKEVLLRVFSYLDVVSLCRCAQVCKYWNVLALDGSSWQKINLFDFQRDIEGPVIENISLRCRGFLKSLSLRGCQSVGDQSVRTLANHCHNIEHLDLSECKKITDISTQSISRYCSKLTAINLDSCSNITDNSLKYLSDGCPNLMEINVSWCHLISENGVEALARGCVKLRKFSSKGCKQINDNAIMCLAKYCPDLMVLNLHSCETITDSSIRQLAANCSKLQKLCVSKCADLTDLSLMALSQHNHLLNTLEVSGCRNFTDIGFQALGRNCKYLERMDLEECSQITDLTLAHLATGCPSLEKLTLSHCELITDDGIRHLTTGSCAPEILSVLELDNCPLITDRTLEHLVSCHNLQRIELFDCQLISRAAIIKLKTHLPNIKVHAYFAPGTPPAVTSGHRPRYCRCCEIL; this is encoded by the exons ATGTTTGCCAACGGCGAGGGCGGTGGCATGAGGTCGgggggcagcagcagcagcaatggtGGCGCCGCCGGCGCTAGCGGCAGCATCGAACTCCTCTGCCCGCCCAGTGGTAGCAGCAGCATCAGTGGCAGTGCCAgcttcagcagcagcagtggagccagcagcagcaacacccaCAGCACAGCTGTCAGTAGTGAGTCCAACAAcaatagcagcagcagcaacaactctactggcggcagcaacaacaacaatcacaATCCGAGCTTACAAATCAGGCATCATCACAGCAACAACCTCAATGcaacagccgcagcagcaaccAGCAACAATAATCATAACGGTAGCGGCAACCTAATCAGCGGCATTTGCAGCAGCATTTGGCGATCGGCCACCTTTGGTAGTGCTGCTCCGGTGGTGCCACCCACGCCACTACCAGATCCTAGTCCAAAGACCATGGAAAGCAGCAGCGACAGCTCCTCGCTTAGTTCCTCGCTGTCGCCCGAAGAGCAACATAATCAAAGGACAGTGGCCACCGGCACAGAAGTGCCACTGCAGGATCAGTCC CAAACATTCCTAGGCGCCACCGAACTGGACGATGAGTTAATCAAGCAACTGCCAAAGGAGGTTCTGCTGCGTGTCTTCTCCTATCTGGATGTGGTCTCGCTATGCCGCTGCGCACAG GTATGCAAATATTGGAACGTGCTGGCCCTCGACGGTTCCAGCTGGCAGAAAATCAATCTATTCGACTTTCAACGTGATATCGAG GGTCCAGTGATTGAGAATATATCGCTGCGATGTCGCGGCTTTCTCAAATCACTGTCGCTGCGTGGTTGTCAATCGGTGGGAGATCAGTCCGTGAG AACTCTAGCGAATCACTGCCACAATATCGAACACTTGGATCTGTCAGAATGCAAGAAGATAACCGATATATCAACCCAGTCCATCAGCAGGTATTGCTCCAAATTAACGGCCATTAATTTGGACTCGTGCTCCAATATAACCGACAACAGTCTAAAGTATCTGTCCGATGGCTGCCCA AACCTCATGGAGATCAATGTGTCGTGGTGTCATCTCATCTCCGAGAATGGCGTAGAGGCGCTGGCTCGCGGCTGCGTCAAGCTGCGAAAGTTCAGCAGCAAAGGTTGTAAACAAATAAACGACAATGCCATAATGTGCCTGGCCAAATACTGTCCCGATCTAATGGTGCTAAATCTCCACAGCTGTGAg ACCATAACCGATTCATCGATCCGCCAACTAGCGGCCAATTGTTCCAAGCTACAAAAGCTATGCGTGTCCAAGTGCGCGGATCTCACCGATCTCTCGCTAATGGCCCTCTCGCAGCACAATCACCTGCTGAACACCCTTGAGGTATCCGGCTGCCGCAACTTTACCGACATCGGTTTCCAGGCGCTGGGCCGCAACTGCAAGTATCTGGAACGCATGGATCTGGAGGAGTGCAGCCAAATAACAGACCTCACACTGGCTCATCTTGCCACCGGTTGTCCCAGTCTAGAGAAATTG ACCCTTTCGCATTGTGAACTAATCACGGATGATGGGATACGACACCTCACCACTGGCAGTTGCGCCCCGGAGATTCTATCTGTGCTGGAACTGGACAACTGCCCTCTGATCACAGACCGAACGCTGGAGCATCTGGTGTCTTGCCACAACTTGCAGCGCATTGAATTATTCGACTGTCAGCTTATAAGCCGAGCCGCCATAATTAAGCTGAAG ACCCATCTACCAAATATCAAGGTGCATGCCTATTTCGCGCCAGGAACCCCGCCGGCGGTAACCAGTGGACACCGACCACGGTACTGCCGCTGCTGTGAGATTCTCTGA